From the Thermosynechococcus sp. genome, the window GTGTCTATCTGGAGCGATTTATTGAAAATCCCCGCCACATTGAATTCCAAATTCTCGCGGATAGCTATGGCAATGTCATTCACCTAGGGGAGCGCGATTGCTCCGTACAACGGCGTCACCAAAAGCTCCTTGAGGAGGCCCCTAGCCCCGCCCTCACCCCAGAACTGCGTGCCAAGATGGGGGAAGCCGCTGTCACCGCTGCCAAAGCCATTAACTATGTTGGTGCTGGCACGATTGAATTTCTCCTTGACAGCCAAAACAACTTTTACTTTATGGAGATGAATACCCGCATTCAGGTGGAGCACACCGTCACGGAAATGATTACGGGCCTCGATCTGATTGCGGAGCAAATTCGCATTGCTCAGGGGGAACCCCTCAGCTTGACCCAAGAGCAGGTTCAGTTGCAGGGACACGCCATTGAGTGCCGCATCAATGCCGAAGATCCAGAGCGTAATTTCCGTCCCCATCCGGGTCGCATTAGTGGCTATTTGCCCCCTGGAGGGCCGGGGGTACGCATGGATTCCCATGTCTATACTGACTATGAAATCCCCCCCTACTATGATTCCCTCATTGGCAAGCTAGTTGTGTGGGGGAGCGATCGCCCCGCCGCCATTGCCCGTATGAAGCGTGCCCTACGGGAATGTGCAATTACGGGGGTGCCCACCACCATTCCCTTTCATCAACAGGTGATGGACACACCGGAGTTCCGCAGTGGTATTGTCTATACCAATTTTGTGGATAAGCTCATGACCACCTTGGGCTGGAATGTCTAATGCTTGGGCAAAGGAAACTACTGATTGCAGCCAGTGGCACTGGGGGACATCTGTTTCCGGCACTGGCGGTGGCTGAGGAGTTACCTGAATATGAGATCCATTGGTTGGGGGTGCGCGATCGGCTCGAAAATCAGCTTATTGCACCCCATTACCCCCTACATAGGGTGAACTTGAGTGGACTACAGAGCAAAACACCCTGGGCTAAGTTGCGCCCCCTCTGGCAATTTTGGGGGGCCTTTTGGCAAACCCGTCAGCTACTCAAGCAGGGAGGCTTTCAGGGGGTGTTTACCACAGGGGGATACATTGCTGCCCCTGCCATTCTAGCCGCCCGCAGCTTGGGACGCGTGGCCATCCTCCATGAATCCAACGCCCTACCGGGCAAAGTCACCCGCTGGCTGGCTCCTTGGTGTACGGTAGTAGCCCTGGGCACCCCCGCCAGCTTGGCTTACCTTAAGTCTAAGAAGCTCAATCTCCGCATCACCGGCACACCGGTTCGCCAAGATATTCTCAACCCCGGCCCCCTCGAGTTACCGATTCCTAAGAATGTCCCCGTGATTCTCGTGATGGGGGGCAGCCAGGGGGCAGTGGCCATCAATCGCCTTGTACGGGCAACTGTTCACCGCTGGCTCGAGGCCGGGGCTTGGGTCGTGCATCTCACGGGCAACAATGATCTCGATGTTCACACTGTTCAGCATCCCCACTACCTCGTCTTTCCCTTTTTTGAACCCATGGGACCTTTACTCCATCGCGCTGATATTGCGATTAGCCGAGCTGGCGCCAGTGCCTTAGCAGAACTCACGCTGACGGCAACCCCAGCTCTGTTAATTCCCTATCCCTATGCCGCTGAGGATCACCAAACGGTGAATGCCGAAGTCTTGGTTAGGGCCGGAGCGGCTGAGATGATTCCCCAATCGGCATTGACGAGCGATCGCCTTGGACAGATCATTTTAGAATGGCTAGGGCAGCCGCAAAAATTACAAGTCATGGCCGAGAATGCCCGCCAATTGGCGATGTCCAACAGCAGTCAGCAAGTTGCTGATCTCATTCGTACGCTGATTCCCGCCTCCTAGGAAACGCGCTATGCCCATTCGTCTTCTTTTTGTTTGCCTTGGTAATATCTGTCGCTCCCCGGCGGCCGAAGGGATGATGAAGGATTTGGTCAAAAAGGCAGGTTTAGAGCATGAGATTCAGTGCGATTCCGCTGGCACCAGCAACTTCCACGTGGGCGATCCACCGGATGCCCGAATGGTCATGACGGCACGGCAACGGGGCCTGCACCTCAACCATCGCGCCCGGCAATTTCATGCTGCCGACTTTGAGGAATTTGATCTGATTTTGGCGATGGATCGGGAAAATTACTACGATATTTTCCGCCTTGATCCCGCGGGGCAATACCGCGATAAAGTGCGGCTGATATGTGATTTTTGCCGTCACCACGACGCGAAGGAAGTGCCCGACCCCTACTACGGCGGTCGTCAAGGGTTTGAGAAGGTGTTGGATCTGCTCACCGATGCCTGTGAAGGCCTACTGGAGTATCTCAAGGCCAACTATCCCCAACTACAGGAGCAGCATTGATGGACTATCGCAGTGCCGGTGTCGATGTGGCCGCGGGCCGCGCTTTTGTTGAGCAGATCCGCCCCTTGGTGCAGCGAACGCGACGCCCTGAAGTGGTGGGACGACTGGGGGGGTTTGCCGGTCTGTGTCAAATCCCCCAGGGCTATCGTCAACCCCTTTTGGTCTCAGGAACTGATGGGGTGGGCACCAAGCTAAAACTGGCTCAAGCCCTCGATCGCCACGATACCGTCGGCATTGATCTGGTGGCCATGTGTGTCAACGATGTCCTCACCTGTGGCGCTGAACCCCTGTTTTTCTTGGACTACATTGCCTGTGGCCGCCTGGCACCAGAGATGATGACCGCTGTGGTGGCGGGTATTGCCCAAGGGTGCGAAGCGGCAGGTTGCGCCCTTTTGGGAGGCGAAACCGCTGAAATGCCAGGTTTTTATGCCGAAGGCGTTTATGATCTAGCGGGCTTTTGTGTCGGTGTGGTGGAGCAAGATCAAGTCCTCGATGGTTCCCAGGTGCAGGTGGGCGATGTGGTGCTTGGCTTGGCCAGCTCTGGGTTGCACAGTAATGGCTTTAGTTTGGTGCGCAAAATTCTCAGCGATCGCCAGCTCAGTTGGCAGGACACTCCCCTTAACTCTACTCCCCTTGGCGAATTATGTCTAGAACCCACCCGTATTTACGTTCAGCCCATCCGCGCTGCCCTAAGCCAAGGAATTCCCATCCACGGCATGGCCCATATCACCGGCGGTGGGTTGCCTGAAAATTTACCCCGCTGTTTGGGCGAAGGGCGATCGGCACAACTGGATCCCCAAGCTTGGCCAATTCCGCCTCTGTTTCACTGGCTGGGGAAGATGGGAGAAGTCAGCTTGGGTGAACTCTTTAACACCTTCAATATGGGTATTGGCTACACTGTTGTTTTGCCCCCATCGGCAGTGGCAGCGGCGCAGACGTGCTTTGCTCAGTGGGGGATTGAAAGTTGGCCGATTGGCACCGTTGTTGCGGGCACCGGTGGGGTGTTGGGATTACCTGCGGCCTAATTGATTCACATTTGGCGTTCAGCGTTTGGCTCACGCCTAGAATACCCACCTAGAATAAAGGTGCTGGGTGCTATCACAGACTGTTGCGCAAAATGGTAGCTCATCTCCTCCCCCTTGAAAGTGGCGATCGCCTAACCCGCGAAGAATTTGAATACCGCTACGGGCGCTGTCCCCACATTAAGAAGGCTGAACTGATTAACGGAGTAGTGTTTGTGGCCTCACCCATTCGGGCTAGAAACCACGCCCAGCCCCACAGCAATATTCTTGGCTGGCTCTTTCACTACAGCATTGAATTCAGTGGCTTGACGGTCTGCGATAACGCAACAGTACGGCTTGATCACCAAAACGAAGTCCAACCCGATGTGCTGTTACGCCTTGAAGAATCAGCGGGGGGACAGTCGCGCATTAGTGCCGATGACTACATCGAAGGGGCACCAGAACTGGTAATTGAAATTGCCTCTAGCAGTGCTGCCTACGATCTCCACGATAAGAAGGACCTCTATTGCCATTTTGGCGTCAAGGAATATCTGGTGTGGGTGGTCTCAGAACAGGCCTTCTACTGGTATCACCGAGAGCAAGGCAGCTATGTTCAGCAGCAGCCCGATCGCGAGGGAGTACTTCGCAGTCAAGAGTTTGCCGGCCTCTGGCTAAATTTGCCTGCCCTTTTGCAAAGGGATATGAAAAGCGTAATGCTGACATTGCAACAGGGCTTAGCTTCCCCTGAATGCCAACGGTTGGCTGAAGTCTTGCAGCGGCAATTACAATAACAATCACAATAAATCGAGCGTTGCCCTTGGAGGCTACGGCATGACCCCATTAGTCAATGTTATTTCCCTTGAAAGTGGCGATCGCCTAACCCGCGAAGAATTTGAATACCGGTACGGGCGCTCTCCCCACATTAAGAAGGCTGAACTGATTAACGGAGTAGTGTTTGTGGCCTCGCCTGTACGCTACCGCCTGCATGGTGTGCCCCATAGTCAAATGATGGTCTGGGCAGGCAATTATTGCATCGCCATACCCCATCTGTTGATGGCTGATAATGCCACAGTCAGACTCGATGACAGGAATCAAGTACAGCCCGACATTATCTTGCGCCTTGAAGAATCAGCGGGGGGACAGTCGCGCATTAGTGCCGATGACTACATCGAAGGGGCACCAGAACTGGTAATTGAAATTGCCTCTAGCAGTGCTGCCTACGATCTCCACGATAAGAAGGACCTCTATTGCCATTTTGGCGTCAAGGAATATCTGGTGTGGGTGGTCTCAGAACAGGCCTTCTACTGGTATCACCGAGAGCAAGGCAGCTATGTTCAGCAGCAGCCCGATCGCGAGGGAGTGCTTCGCAGTCAAGAGTTTGCCGGCCTCTGGCTAAATTTGCCTGCCCTTTTGCAAGGGGATATGAAAAGCGTAATGCTGACATTGCAACAGGGGCTGGCGAGAAGAAGAAATCAATCGTTCACTCAGGAATAGATCAATACAAGAGCAAACCCTTGAAATGATTCTGGCGGTGATTTGCCGCTATCCAACGGTAAGCAAGGTTGTACTTTTTGGCTCGCGGGCAAGGGGGATACACAACAGGGTCTGATATTATCTGGCGATCGCCACCCCTGGCATGGACGTTGACGAAATTAGAGCAGGCCGCGATAGCGAATAAAGGTCAGCACCGCCGCCCAGGACCCCAAGGCTACTTTCAGGGCAATGAGGATATTCAGCCAAGGAATCCAGCCACCACTGAGGAGTGTGCCAAACCGTCCCGCAGGCAATGCCACCCCCATCAACAGGCTGGCACCGCAGACAATGAAAACAATCACGGAGATTTTTTCCCATGTGGCGGCATGAAAGCGACGATAAATGTGCTCTAACCACTCTGGGGCTGAGGTAATGGCCACAAGACCGATCGCCGTCCCACCAGCAACACCAGCGGCAAATCCACCCCCCGGACTCAGGTGTCCCCGCAAGGCTAACTCAATACACACAAGGGAGCAAATGGTAGCGCCAAATCTTGCTAAAACAATCGAAGGTTGATCATTGAAGCGGCTAACATGGCCAAGGGGTTTTTCATTACTGAGCAGATACTGTGCCCCCATAATGGCAAGGGTGAAGACCACCACTTCAAAAATGGTGTCGTACAGACGATTGCGCAAAATGATGGCTGTGACTGCATTGGGAATTGCGCTCTCTGTGACTAGAGTCTCAACAATCCCGATAGCTGGTATCGCTGGAATGGTGGGAATCGTCAAAATTTTAAGCAGCAGCAGTAGCGCCGCAACTCCATAAAGCCAAATCATGCGGCTGAGTCCTCTTCACTGGGCAAGGGGTAATACACGAGTTCTGTGAGAGTGGTGAGGTGGGGCTTGAGGATGGTGTAGAGGCGCGGTACACGAGTCATTGTTAGCAGTTGTGCCTTCTCCTCAGCACAAAGAGCGTGAATCTCGCGATCGCGGAGCGCTATTTGGAGTTGCTCAAACGTGGGATAAATGATTAATTCAACACGCAAATGATAGGGGGCAAGGGCGTCACGAATGGCTTTCAATAAGTGATCTAAACTATCGGTGGACAGGGACGAAGCTAAGATGCCCAATCGCAGCACCAAGGAAGAGCGGACTGCAACCGCATAGAGCATAATTGAGAGCATTGTTCCCACGAGGGATTCAGTTAGCGCCACATCGGCAGCGCCGAGAATGGCATAGAGAAGGGCAGCCACAGCACCAATAATGCCGCGAATCACAAGAGCATGGTAGGGATTCGCCTGAAACACCAACATGAGAGCTGTTAGGGGCAAGAGGGCAGTGACAGCAATGAGCCAGCTATCCATCGGTGTCCTCTCCTTGGGAACAGTAGGCTAAAACGTAGCTGAGAATGGTATTCCAAAGGGCAAGGGAGATCAGTGCCAAGACCAGAAGAGGCCATTCGCGGGGAATGCGCAGCAACACCCCGATCATGATCGCCATCGAACCCAAGGTATCGGAGACTGACAAAAAATGCAGTTTATAGAGGGGCGATCGCCGGCTCAGCAGCGGCCAAGTTCCCCACAGCCAAAGAAACAGACCAAAACTAATACAGGTATAACTGATCCACTGTAAAATCACTGGCCCCCTCCCTAAAGATTGGCTACATCCCGTAGTCGCCGCAGAATCTGGGCGAGGAGCATCAGGGCACCATTACCCACACTGAGAATGATGACGCCCACAATGCCAATCATCCAATCATCCCGCTGCACCGACACTAGCAAAATCATAATCGCCGCCTTTGTGGCAATACTGGCAAAGGCCAACATCTTCGACCAGATGTGCTCCCCTTGCCAAGCAGCATAGAGGGGAATGCCCAGAATCAGCAGCATGATGACTAAAAAGGCTGTCATTTTTCGGGTCGGCGCTCCACAAGTTGATGCACTTCAAACCAGCCCTCCTCGTCGTAGTGCAGTACGATCGTCTTGGGGGTGAAGGTAATCGTAAAAATATCCAGAAAAATCAGACCGGGGGCACGGGTAGGATCAACGGGTTCACGGAGGATCGCTTCATGGCGATGGGGGCGCACTATCATTTGGATTGCCTCAAGGTAGGCCCGAGGAACAGCCATCGCCACTTTTCCTAGGGTACTGAGCCACTGTCGCAGTGTGGCCCCACCCCCCCGCCCTTGGGGCAGCAGGAGGGAAACCAGAATACCAATCACCAGATTGACCAGACCAAAGTCTGCCGTCAGTAGCAGCCAAATCGTCAGGCGCAGGGCAAAGTTCAAATAATTCATAGGGCTAACCCCACCAAGCCAAGTAACAGCAACAGCATCACCCCTAGAAGATGCTCTAGACGTTCCCAGGCCCCTCGCCAAGACGATTCCCAGCGAGAGACCCCCAAGGCCACCAGAGCACACCCCACCAAGGGCAGCAAAAGGGCGCGTACCAAGCTCATGCCACTACTGTAGGCTTCCATGTACCCCGCATTGGCCAGAAATAGCCCACCCAGGAGCACCACTGTGGCGGCGCCATAGCCTATAGGGGTCTTGCTAGGATAGCGAGGCAAAAAGAGGAATTTGCTGTAAATTGTGGCGGACAACAAGCCAGCACCATAGAGCAGTCCTTGGTGCCACGGGTCAAGGTAACTCAATGTCAAGGCCTTAGCGGGGAAGCCAGCCAGGAAGGGCACACCGACAATGCCATAACCGGCAGTAATCAGGGCGATCGCCACTGGGCGCGGCAAACCCTCTTGGCGTAATTCACTCAGACGATGGTGGCGCAGTTCCCCCACACTTAAAAAAAGACTGGCCTTTGCCAAGCCGTGCATGAGGGCATACAAACCCGCCGCTGGCGGGGCTATGACTATCCATCCTAGTTGGCCAAGGGTACTAAAGCTGAGCAGCCGTCGTACATCATCGGCCACCAAGGCAAATATTGAGCCAAAAAAGATTGAGGCAACAGCAAAAAGCCGCACAATATCGGCAATGTTGCTATAAAGCAGACTGACGCGAACAAGGCTAAAAACCCCAGTATTTTCGACAATACCGGCTAGGAGAGCAGCAACAATAGGCGCAGCAACGACGTTAGTTTGGGGCAACCAAAGCCCACTAATGAAAATGGCGCCCTTTGCCAACAATCCCATCAAAATCAGAGCCACGGCCTCTGGCGGTGCTGGCATCAGGGCACGAAAGGCAAAGGTATGGTTTGTCTGATAAACCAGAGCTACCCCCATTAAATAAAAGAGCATGGCCACATTGCTCACCATCAGGTAGCGCAGGCCAATCCAGAGGGAGCGATCGCGGCGGGGATAGGCAATCAACAAAAAGACGACAATCCCCAGCACCTCAATATTCACGTAAAGACTGAGGAAATCCGCTGCAATAAAGACAGTGTTGGCACAACCGTGGAGTAGACACAGCAGCACATAAAAGAACGCCTTGTGGCTCTCCTGCCATGTATGGAACAGGGCTGCCAAAATGACGAGGGCATTGGTGACAATAAAGTAGCCACTAAGGGGGTCAATGCTCAGGGAAATGCCAAAGCTATCGAGAAGAACAAAGGCAGTGTTGACTTGGTTGATGCTGATCCCTAAGCCGACACCGAGGGAAACAAGGGCGATCGCCAGCGTCAGACCCCGCGCTAAGGGGGGCAGCAGATAAAGGGTTAAGCCGGCCACGAAGGGCAACAAAATCCAAGCGATCGCCAGCTCCGTCATTGGCACTTCCTACAAATACTTTTGATCAATTTCTGGAGTTTCTAAAGTCGGGTTATCCCGCGCCAGCTTCATTGCCGCTACTAGCATCAGCGTTTGAATCGACAGGCCAATCACGATGGCGGTCAAAATTACGGCTTGGGGCACCGGATCCGCATAGGCAGTATCAAAGACACCTCCACGGGCAATGGGCGTGACCAGACCACTGTGGGTGGCAATGACCACAAACAAAGCCACTATTCCAGTGCCCATGACATCCATCGTTACAATCTTCATCAGCAGGTTTTTCTTGACAATCATTCCTAGAAACCCAACCAGGATAGTGACAAAAACACTTGCTTCTAAGAAAATCATCAGACCCAACCCGCAGACACCATGATGTTTAGAACAAACTGTAGCATTCTGTTTTGCCGTTACACCTCGCCCTTTGTTATAGAACTGCACCGCGAACTGCACCGCCGTAGCCAAGGGTTAGGCACCATATGGGGAACGTTAAGGCCGCCAACCCCCATCGTAACTTTATTTTGATCAATATTAACTCTTTATTAAATAGATTTTTATAAATAGCACTGTCACAAAATTTATAATTTAGAAAAATGCTTAACAATTTGCAACATTCCGCAAATAGGTATATATTCTTACTCAGATACTTGAACAGATTACTGGACTCGTCCCTTGGGGGGTTGTCTGATGAATGTCCAATTTCCTTGGCTGACTGTACTGACACTGCTGCCTTTAGTGGCAGCCTTTTTCATTCCCGTGTTGCCCGACCGTGAGGGGAAGACAGTCCGCTGGTATGCCCTAGCGATCGCACTCCTTGAATTTGGCCTTTCGGCAATGGTTTTCTGGCAGCACTACAATGCCCAATCCGCCCAGTTCCAAATGGTGGAAATCGTGCCCTGGCTGCCGCAAATCGGCCTGAACTGGTCCCTAGCGGTTGATGGCCTGGCGGTCCCCCTGATTTTGCTGACGGGTCTGGTAAACACACTGGCCATCTTTGCGGCTTGGCCAGTCAAGCAGAAGCCGCGCTTATTTTATTTCTTGATGTTGGCGCTCTACAGTGCCCAAATTGGCGTCTTTGCTGCCCAAGATCTCATCCTCTTCTTCCTGATTTGGGAATTGGAGCTGGTGCCCGTCTATCTGCTGATTTCGATCTGGGGAGGTGCCAAACGCCAATACGCCGCTACAAAATTTATCCTCTACACTGCCGTTGG encodes:
- the accC gene encoding acetyl-CoA carboxylase biotin carboxylase subunit, with amino-acid sequence MAFTKILIANRGEIALRILRTCEELGIATVAVYSTVDRHALHVQLADEAVCIGEAPSSRSYLNIPNIIAAALTRHVSAIHPGYGFLAENARFAEICADHKITFIGPSPAAMRAMGDKSTAKVTMQRVGVPTIPGSDGLVQDEETARAIARQIGYPLMIKATAGGGGRGMRLVRSEEELGRSLSAAQGEAEAAFGNAGVYLERFIENPRHIEFQILADSYGNVIHLGERDCSVQRRHQKLLEEAPSPALTPELRAKMGEAAVTAAKAINYVGAGTIEFLLDSQNNFYFMEMNTRIQVEHTVTEMITGLDLIAEQIRIAQGEPLSLTQEQVQLQGHAIECRINAEDPERNFRPHPGRISGYLPPGGPGVRMDSHVYTDYEIPPYYDSLIGKLVVWGSDRPAAIARMKRALRECAITGVPTTIPFHQQVMDTPEFRSGIVYTNFVDKLMTTLGWNV
- the murG gene encoding undecaprenyldiphospho-muramoylpentapeptide beta-N-acetylglucosaminyltransferase yields the protein MLGQRKLLIAASGTGGHLFPALAVAEELPEYEIHWLGVRDRLENQLIAPHYPLHRVNLSGLQSKTPWAKLRPLWQFWGAFWQTRQLLKQGGFQGVFTTGGYIAAPAILAARSLGRVAILHESNALPGKVTRWLAPWCTVVALGTPASLAYLKSKKLNLRITGTPVRQDILNPGPLELPIPKNVPVILVMGGSQGAVAINRLVRATVHRWLEAGAWVVHLTGNNDLDVHTVQHPHYLVFPFFEPMGPLLHRADIAISRAGASALAELTLTATPALLIPYPYAAEDHQTVNAEVLVRAGAAEMIPQSALTSDRLGQIILEWLGQPQKLQVMAENARQLAMSNSSQQVADLIRTLIPAS
- a CDS encoding low molecular weight protein-tyrosine-phosphatase, producing MPIRLLFVCLGNICRSPAAEGMMKDLVKKAGLEHEIQCDSAGTSNFHVGDPPDARMVMTARQRGLHLNHRARQFHAADFEEFDLILAMDRENYYDIFRLDPAGQYRDKVRLICDFCRHHDAKEVPDPYYGGRQGFEKVLDLLTDACEGLLEYLKANYPQLQEQH
- the purM gene encoding phosphoribosylformylglycinamidine cyclo-ligase; amino-acid sequence: MDYRSAGVDVAAGRAFVEQIRPLVQRTRRPEVVGRLGGFAGLCQIPQGYRQPLLVSGTDGVGTKLKLAQALDRHDTVGIDLVAMCVNDVLTCGAEPLFFLDYIACGRLAPEMMTAVVAGIAQGCEAAGCALLGGETAEMPGFYAEGVYDLAGFCVGVVEQDQVLDGSQVQVGDVVLGLASSGLHSNGFSLVRKILSDRQLSWQDTPLNSTPLGELCLEPTRIYVQPIRAALSQGIPIHGMAHITGGGLPENLPRCLGEGRSAQLDPQAWPIPPLFHWLGKMGEVSLGELFNTFNMGIGYTVVLPPSAVAAAQTCFAQWGIESWPIGTVVAGTGGVLGLPAA
- a CDS encoding Uma2 family endonuclease, coding for MVAHLLPLESGDRLTREEFEYRYGRCPHIKKAELINGVVFVASPIRARNHAQPHSNILGWLFHYSIEFSGLTVCDNATVRLDHQNEVQPDVLLRLEESAGGQSRISADDYIEGAPELVIEIASSSAAYDLHDKKDLYCHFGVKEYLVWVVSEQAFYWYHREQGSYVQQQPDREGVLRSQEFAGLWLNLPALLQRDMKSVMLTLQQGLASPECQRLAEVLQRQLQ
- a CDS encoding Uma2 family endonuclease, coding for MTPLVNVISLESGDRLTREEFEYRYGRSPHIKKAELINGVVFVASPVRYRLHGVPHSQMMVWAGNYCIAIPHLLMADNATVRLDDRNQVQPDIILRLEESAGGQSRISADDYIEGAPELVIEIASSSAAYDLHDKKDLYCHFGVKEYLVWVVSEQAFYWYHREQGSYVQQQPDREGVLRSQEFAGLWLNLPALLQGDMKSVMLTLQQGLARRRNQSFTQE
- a CDS encoding Na(+)/H(+) antiporter subunit B; the encoded protein is MIWLYGVAALLLLLKILTIPTIPAIPAIGIVETLVTESAIPNAVTAIILRNRLYDTIFEVVVFTLAIMGAQYLLSNEKPLGHVSRFNDQPSIVLARFGATICSLVCIELALRGHLSPGGGFAAGVAGGTAIGLVAITSAPEWLEHIYRRFHAATWEKISVIVFIVCGASLLMGVALPAGRFGTLLSGGWIPWLNILIALKVALGSWAAVLTFIRYRGLL
- a CDS encoding DUF4040 domain-containing protein, with the protein product MDSWLIAVTALLPLTALMLVFQANPYHALVIRGIIGAVAALLYAILGAADVALTESLVGTMLSIMLYAVAVRSSLVLRLGILASSLSTDSLDHLLKAIRDALAPYHLRVELIIYPTFEQLQIALRDREIHALCAEEKAQLLTMTRVPRLYTILKPHLTTLTELVYYPLPSEEDSAA
- a CDS encoding monovalent cation/H(+) antiporter subunit G yields the protein MLQWISYTCISFGLFLWLWGTWPLLSRRSPLYKLHFLSVSDTLGSMAIMIGVLLRIPREWPLLVLALISLALWNTILSYVLAYCSQGEDTDG
- a CDS encoding Na+/H+ antiporter subunit E; the encoded protein is MNYLNFALRLTIWLLLTADFGLVNLVIGILVSLLLPQGRGGGATLRQWLSTLGKVAMAVPRAYLEAIQMIVRPHRHEAILREPVDPTRAPGLIFLDIFTITFTPKTIVLHYDEEGWFEVHQLVERRPEK
- a CDS encoding cation:proton antiporter encodes the protein MTELAIAWILLPFVAGLTLYLLPPLARGLTLAIALVSLGVGLGISINQVNTAFVLLDSFGISLSIDPLSGYFIVTNALVILAALFHTWQESHKAFFYVLLCLLHGCANTVFIAADFLSLYVNIEVLGIVVFLLIAYPRRDRSLWIGLRYLMVSNVAMLFYLMGVALVYQTNHTFAFRALMPAPPEAVALILMGLLAKGAIFISGLWLPQTNVVAAPIVAALLAGIVENTGVFSLVRVSLLYSNIADIVRLFAVASIFFGSIFALVADDVRRLLSFSTLGQLGWIVIAPPAAGLYALMHGLAKASLFLSVGELRHHRLSELRQEGLPRPVAIALITAGYGIVGVPFLAGFPAKALTLSYLDPWHQGLLYGAGLLSATIYSKFLFLPRYPSKTPIGYGAATVVLLGGLFLANAGYMEAYSSGMSLVRALLLPLVGCALVALGVSRWESSWRGAWERLEHLLGVMLLLLLGLVGLAL
- a CDS encoding cation:proton antiporter subunit C, which translates into the protein MIFLEASVFVTILVGFLGMIVKKNLLMKIVTMDVMGTGIVALFVVIATHSGLVTPIARGGVFDTAYADPVPQAVILTAIVIGLSIQTLMLVAAMKLARDNPTLETPEIDQKYL